The following coding sequences lie in one Lolium perenne isolate Kyuss_39 chromosome 2, Kyuss_2.0, whole genome shotgun sequence genomic window:
- the LOC127336213 gene encoding polygalacturonase QRT3 — MEVLGSRGLLAPPLLGALLHFLLLALAGGAEAWAHHGSGGFAGGVPERRYRDLAAGRVASVRSSFGAARRGLATSSASRVYHVTDYGADPTGAADATAAIKKAIADAFSLPSNATMTGGIPDLGGAEIHLDGGTYLVNGPLTLPASGGGNFKIHGGSLRASAEFPTDRYLIELSAGSSSSSGSYHYEFVTLRDLMLDCSYRGGGVRVVDSLRVSIDNLYVTHFGTDGIAVRGGHETYIRNTFLGQHMTAGSDAGERAFTGTGIRLDGNDNSVADVVVFSAGTGIMVTGGANTISGVHCYNKASGFGGTGIYLKVPGLTQTWVTNCYMDYTSIVAEDPVLLHVSGSFFLGDANVILKAVNGVARGVQITGNLFNGRGKGVDIVQLDGAFKTVEQVYVQQNSAMGMNVKSTAARGSADGNGSEWTVDFAPVLLFPDRIGHVQYSLVAGDAFPGHTLRNVSGNQVVVATDKAVSATVHVLVDQNSN, encoded by the exons ATGGAGGTTCTTGGCAGCCGCGGCCTCCTGGCGCCTCCTCTTCTCGGGGCTCTGCTGCATTTTCTTCTTCTTGCATTGGCCGGCGGCGCAGAAGCCTGGGCTCACCACGGCTCCGGCGGTTTCGCCGGCGGAGTTCCCGAGCGCCGGTACAGGGATCTCGCGGCGGGGAGGGTGGCGAGCGTCAGATCTTCCttcggcgcggccaggagggggctTGCCACG TCCTCGGCGTCGCGGGTGTACCACGTGACGGACTACGGCGCCGACCCAACCGGCGCGGCGGACGCTACCGCGGCGATCAAGAAGGCCATCGCCGACGCCTTCAGCCTGCCCTCCAACGCCACCATGACCGGTGGCATCCCTGACCTCGGCGGCGCCGAGATCCACCTCGACGGCGGCACCTACCTCGTCAACGGGCCGCTCACCCTGCCGGCCTCTGGCGGCGGCAACTTCAAG ATCCACGGCGGTTCGCTGCGGGCGTCGGCGGAGTTCCCGACTGACCGGTACCTGATCGAGCTGTCGGCcgggtcgtcgtcctcctcgggaaGCTACCACTACGAGTTCGTCACCCTCCGGGACCTGATGCTGGACTGCAGCtaccgcggcggcggcgtcagggTGGTGGACTCGCTCCGGGTGAGCATCGACAACCTCTACGTCACCCACTTCGGCACCGACGGCATCGCGGTGCGCGGCGGCCATGAGACGTACATCCGCAACACGTTCCTGGGCCAGCACATGACGGCGGGCAGCGACGCCGGCGAGCGCGCCTTCACGGGCACGGGCATACGGCTGGACGGCAACGACAACTCGGTGGCCGACGTGGTGGTCTTCTCGGCGGGCACGGGGATCATGGTCACCGGCGGCGCCAACACCATCTCGGGCGTGCACTGCTACAACAAGGCGTCCGGCTTCGGCGGCACCGGCATCTACCTCAAGGTGCCGGGGCTCACCCAGACGTGGGTCACCAACTGCTACATGGACTACACCAGCATCGTCGCCGAGGACCCCGTGCTGCTGCACGTCTCGGGGTCATTCTTCCTCGGCGACGCTAACGTGATTCTCAAGGCGGTGAACGGCGTCGCCCGGGGCGTGCAGATCACCGGGAACCTGTTCAACGGGAGGGGCAAGGGCGTGGACATCGTGCAGCTCGACGGCGCGTTCAAGACGGTGGAGCAGGTCTACGTGCAGCAGAACTCCGCCATGGGGATGAACGTCAAGTCCACGGCGGCGAGGGGCTCGGCGGACGGGAACGGGAGCGAGTGGACGGTGGACTTCGCGCCCGTGCTGCTCTTCCCGGACAGGATCGGCCACGTGCAGTACTCGCTGGTCGCCGGCGACGCGTTCCCGGGGCACACGCTCAGGAACGTGTCCGGCAACCAGGTCGTCGTCGCCACGGACAAGGCCGTCTCCGCCACCGTGCACGTGCTCGTCGACCAGAACAGCAACTGA